A portion of the Achromobacter sp. MFA1 R4 genome contains these proteins:
- a CDS encoding YceI family protein — translation MKLIPSLLLGAGALALTAAATAAPVTYDLDPSHTYPSFEADHFGGLSTWRGKFNQSSGVVVLDRQARTGTLEVTVDIGSVDFGHDEMNKHAVAPDIFNAAKYPTATFKGKFTKFDGDKPEEATGDLTLRGVTRPVKLEIDDFKCIDHPMVKREVCGADASTEFSRKDFGLDFGLDKGFKPEVKLKIQVEAVRRN, via the coding sequence ATGAAGTTGATCCCGTCCCTGCTGCTGGGCGCCGGCGCGCTGGCGCTGACCGCCGCCGCGACCGCCGCGCCGGTCACCTATGACCTGGATCCCTCGCACACCTACCCCAGCTTCGAGGCCGACCACTTCGGCGGCCTGTCGACCTGGCGCGGCAAGTTCAACCAATCGAGCGGCGTCGTCGTGCTGGACCGCCAGGCGCGCACGGGCACGTTGGAGGTCACCGTGGATATCGGCTCGGTGGACTTCGGCCATGACGAGATGAATAAGCATGCGGTCGCCCCAGACATCTTCAACGCGGCCAAATACCCCACCGCCACCTTCAAGGGCAAGTTCACCAAATTCGACGGCGACAAGCCCGAAGAGGCCACGGGCGACCTGACGCTGCGCGGCGTCACGCGCCCGGTGAAACTGGAGATCGACGACTTCAAGTGCATCGATCACCCGATGGTCAAGCGCGAGGTCTGCGGCGCCGATGCCTCCACGGAATTCAGCCGCAAGGATTTCGGCCTGGACTTCGGGCTGGACAAGGGCTTCAAGCCCGAAGTGAAGCTGAAGATCCAGGTCGAGGCGGTGCGCCGGAACTGA
- a CDS encoding tripartite tricarboxylate transporter substrate binding protein: MRMSRRRALGALAALPLISRPAWAQQNAFPTRPVRLLVGFAPGGLTDIAARALAERMGKTLKQNVVVENRPGGQAIIATVAVARAEPDGYTLGFAGTNGMILNPLLYNNLPYQPSDFKQLGSMGKSPMLLIVHPELGVNSVQEFVALARKKPNDITCAHAGRGVINHLALLHFQSKTGTQFQDVPYKGSGPALLDLMAGTVQSTFDFPTSALPHIKAGKVKVLAVTSDKRLSSLPDVPTMKEAGVDDFELYTRMMISGPAAMPADVARTLEHAVREGTRDPSLVQQFAEQGVAVEFTSSADLDKVIADESAMWAQVIKANNVPKTDLKA, encoded by the coding sequence ATGCGTATGTCCCGCCGCCGCGCCCTGGGCGCGCTCGCCGCCTTGCCGCTGATTTCCCGCCCCGCCTGGGCCCAGCAGAACGCCTTTCCCACGCGCCCGGTGCGGCTGCTGGTGGGCTTTGCGCCCGGCGGCCTGACCGACATCGCCGCCCGCGCGCTGGCCGAGCGCATGGGCAAGACGCTCAAGCAGAACGTCGTCGTCGAGAACCGGCCGGGCGGGCAGGCCATCATCGCCACCGTCGCCGTCGCGCGAGCCGAGCCGGATGGCTACACCCTCGGCTTTGCCGGCACCAACGGCATGATCCTCAATCCCTTGCTTTACAACAACCTGCCGTACCAGCCCTCGGACTTCAAGCAGCTCGGATCGATGGGCAAATCCCCCATGCTGCTGATCGTGCATCCCGAACTGGGCGTGAACAGCGTGCAGGAATTCGTCGCGCTGGCCCGCAAAAAGCCCAACGACATTACCTGCGCGCATGCCGGCCGCGGCGTGATCAACCATTTGGCGCTGCTGCACTTCCAGTCCAAGACCGGCACCCAGTTCCAGGACGTGCCCTATAAGGGCAGCGGTCCCGCGCTGCTGGACCTGATGGCGGGCACCGTGCAAAGCACGTTCGACTTTCCCACGTCGGCGCTGCCCCACATCAAGGCGGGCAAGGTCAAGGTGCTGGCCGTCACCTCGGACAAGCGGCTGTCCAGCCTGCCCGACGTGCCCACCATGAAAGAAGCGGGTGTCGACGACTTCGAGCTTTACACCCGCATGATGATCTCGGGTCCGGCGGCCATGCCTGCCGACGTGGCCAGGACGCTGGAGCACGCCGTGCGGGAGGGCACGCGCGACCCCAGCCTGGTGCAGCAGTTCGCGGAGCAGGGCGTGGCCGTCGAGTTCACCTCGTCGGCCGACCTGGACAAGGTCATCGCCGACGAATCGGCCATGTGGGCCCAGGTCATCAAGGCCAACAACGTGCCCAAGACGGACCTGAAGGCTTGA
- a CDS encoding acyl-CoA thioesterase/bile acid-CoA:amino acid N-acyltransferase family protein, which translates to MTQPRITVTPERALIDVERDIRIEGFPAYAFITVTASMRMCGASWRSEAVFVAGHDGRLDLRRDCPVSGSYAEPAAMGIVWSMVCQDMDQVVFPPDSTDALTVHLHATNGALSAEATLIQEFLAAGVTHRSVREEVDGMMLSGELYVPAGPGPHPAVIYMNGSSGGVNAPRAALFAARGYQCLALAIFNYEGRPKYLNDMPLEYFESALKWIRRSLQPRDGFVAVSGISRGGETSLLVASHFPDLVSAVVAYVPSPVMHGVVSAGSPGTGRDAQVWTRHGEPLPHLWQDNATADWNAAYASEPPYRQTLAFLSATRDASAFERARIPVENYPGPVMLVSASDDGFWPSTAYSEMVVRQRQAHGLPTFHYVCAGAGHHVHYPCLPATLINKPHAMSGLLLDAGGTPSANAAGNEGSYRAALDFLAQARQRQGAVE; encoded by the coding sequence GTGACCCAGCCCCGCATCACCGTAACGCCCGAACGCGCGCTGATCGACGTCGAGCGCGACATCCGCATCGAAGGTTTTCCCGCCTACGCCTTCATTACCGTCACGGCCAGCATGCGCATGTGCGGCGCGTCGTGGCGGTCGGAGGCCGTCTTCGTGGCCGGGCACGACGGCCGCCTGGACCTGCGCCGCGACTGCCCGGTGTCGGGCTCTTATGCCGAGCCCGCCGCGATGGGCATCGTCTGGTCCATGGTGTGCCAGGACATGGACCAGGTGGTGTTTCCGCCCGACAGCACCGACGCGCTCACCGTGCACCTGCACGCGACGAACGGGGCATTGTCGGCCGAAGCCACCTTGATCCAGGAGTTCCTGGCGGCCGGCGTCACCCACCGGTCGGTGCGTGAAGAGGTGGACGGCATGATGCTGTCCGGCGAGCTCTACGTCCCGGCCGGTCCCGGCCCGCATCCGGCCGTCATCTACATGAACGGTTCGTCGGGCGGCGTCAATGCGCCGCGCGCCGCGCTCTTTGCCGCCCGCGGTTACCAGTGCCTGGCGCTGGCGATCTTCAACTACGAAGGGCGGCCGAAATACCTGAACGACATGCCGCTTGAATACTTCGAGTCGGCGCTGAAATGGATCCGCAGATCCCTGCAGCCGCGCGATGGCTTCGTGGCGGTGTCGGGGATCAGCCGGGGCGGCGAGACCTCCCTGCTTGTCGCCTCGCATTTTCCCGACCTGGTGAGCGCCGTCGTCGCCTATGTGCCGTCGCCCGTCATGCATGGCGTGGTCAGCGCCGGTTCGCCCGGAACGGGGCGCGACGCCCAGGTCTGGACCCGCCACGGCGAACCGCTTCCGCACCTGTGGCAGGACAACGCCACGGCAGACTGGAACGCCGCGTATGCGTCCGAGCCGCCATATCGGCAGACCCTGGCTTTCCTGAGCGCCACGCGCGATGCCTCGGCATTCGAGCGGGCGCGCATCCCGGTCGAAAACTATCCCGGTCCGGTCATGCTGGTCAGCGCGTCGGACGACGGCTTCTGGCCCAGCACCGCCTATTCGGAAATGGTGGTGCGCCAGCGCCAGGCGCACGGGCTGCCGACGTTCCACTACGTGTGTGCAGGGGCCGGCCACCACGTCCACTATCCGTGCCTGCCCGCCACGCTGATCAACAAACCGCACGCCATGTCGGGCCTGCTGCTGGATGCGGGCGGCACGCCGTCGGCAAATGCGGCGGGCAATGAGGGGTCGTACCGGGCGGCGCTGGACTTTCTGGCGCAGGCGCGGCAGAGGCAGGGCGCGGTCGAATAG
- a CDS encoding MarR family winged helix-turn-helix transcriptional regulator, protein MIGSLLRLPREHVVARMLATVNEHGFDVSPTELGVFMYPGPHGRRPIELARQCNVSRQAMNYVLAELERRGYLLRRPGPASNSTELQLTAKGQEMYALMRGCVAAVEQEWKAHLGEQRFNALRETLQDLSAWLGKVD, encoded by the coding sequence ATGATTGGTTCCTTGTTGCGGTTGCCGCGCGAGCATGTCGTCGCGCGCATGCTGGCGACCGTCAATGAACACGGCTTCGATGTGTCGCCAACTGAGCTTGGCGTCTTCATGTACCCCGGCCCCCACGGCCGCCGGCCGATCGAGCTTGCCCGCCAATGCAATGTGTCGCGGCAGGCCATGAACTATGTGCTGGCCGAATTGGAGCGGCGCGGGTATCTCCTGCGCCGGCCCGGGCCCGCATCCAATTCGACCGAGCTGCAGCTCACCGCCAAAGGCCAGGAGATGTATGCGCTGATGCGTGGCTGCGTCGCCGCCGTCGAACAGGAATGGAAGGCGCACTTGGGCGAACAGCGGTTCAACGCCTTGCGCGAGACTTTGCAGGACCTGTCGGCGTGGCTGGGCAAGGTGGATTGA
- a CDS encoding cupin domain-containing protein yields the protein MEYAMSQDQAVEGDDVIRVGQLEIRYLQQSGRGNQMGAFELRVPPASNVPPAHSHANEELIYVLEGTLRFTVGGETRDLRPGDSMTTPTGVAHAFSNPHGVTARALVINTPEISADYFREMAALINGGGPPDRSRMLETMKRFGLTPVAPAPTA from the coding sequence GTGGAGTATGCCATGAGCCAAGACCAAGCCGTTGAAGGCGACGACGTGATTCGAGTGGGACAACTGGAAATCCGCTACTTGCAGCAAAGCGGCCGTGGCAACCAGATGGGCGCGTTTGAACTGCGCGTGCCACCGGCCTCCAACGTGCCGCCTGCGCACAGCCATGCCAACGAGGAGCTGATCTACGTGCTGGAAGGCACCTTGCGATTTACCGTCGGCGGTGAAACGCGCGACCTGCGCCCTGGCGATTCAATGACCACGCCGACCGGCGTGGCTCACGCGTTCAGCAATCCGCATGGCGTGACGGCCAGGGCCCTGGTGATCAATACGCCGGAAATCAGCGCCGATTACTTTCGCGAAATGGCGGCCTTGATCAACGGCGGCGGGCCGCCGGACCGGTCCCGGATGCTGGAGACGATGAAGCGTTTCGGATTGACGCCGGTCGCGCCTGCCCCAACGGCATGA
- a CDS encoding UDP-N-acetylglucosamine 1-carboxyvinyltransferase, giving the protein MSNLIVHGGTPLRGRVVPSANKNAVLPILCATLLTDQPLKLHGVPDITDVRKILDIFRTLGSDVRLDDATRTLELHHKNTVFDAARHRLPEEMRSSIMLVPPLLARFGVARLEDNVKGCTLGVREIDPHVDIFRSFGGEVERASGSLLVRAGGPLKPTHHWLDYASVTTTENFVLCAAAAEGESTLTNAASEPHVQEFCRFMAMMGAEIDGIGTSRLAVRGGKQLGGGEFTFEEDFHEITTFLALGAITGGDVVVRNSTPGNFPLIDRTFAKFGVTIEHKDGWSRALRSGPLKVQTPFTSNVLTKVEAAPWPYFPVDLLPIFIALGVCAEGNAMFWNKVYDGALGWTGELSKFGAHVFSSDPHRVVTFGGNPLTPAVVESPYIIRVAIALFMVASSIKGRSEIRNATPIRRAHPQFVENLRSLGVQVEWANDE; this is encoded by the coding sequence TCATCGTCCACGGCGGCACGCCCCTGCGCGGCCGCGTCGTCCCCTCGGCCAACAAGAACGCGGTGCTGCCGATTCTGTGCGCCACGCTGTTGACCGATCAGCCGCTGAAACTGCATGGGGTGCCGGACATCACCGATGTGCGCAAGATCCTGGACATCTTCCGCACGCTGGGCAGCGACGTCCGGCTGGACGACGCGACGCGCACGCTGGAACTGCATCACAAGAACACGGTTTTCGACGCGGCCAGGCACCGGCTGCCCGAGGAGATGCGGTCGTCGATCATGCTGGTGCCGCCGCTATTGGCGCGCTTTGGCGTGGCGCGGCTGGAGGACAACGTCAAGGGTTGCACGCTGGGCGTGCGCGAGATCGATCCGCACGTGGACATCTTCCGCTCGTTTGGCGGCGAGGTGGAACGCGCCAGCGGGTCGCTGCTGGTTCGCGCGGGCGGCCCGCTCAAGCCCACGCACCATTGGCTGGACTATGCGTCCGTGACGACGACCGAGAATTTCGTGCTTTGCGCGGCCGCGGCCGAGGGCGAGTCCACGTTGACCAATGCGGCCTCGGAGCCGCACGTGCAGGAGTTCTGCCGCTTCATGGCGATGATGGGCGCCGAGATCGACGGCATCGGCACGTCGCGCCTGGCGGTGCGGGGCGGCAAGCAACTGGGCGGCGGCGAATTCACCTTCGAGGAAGACTTCCACGAGATCACGACCTTCCTCGCGCTGGGCGCGATCACGGGCGGCGACGTGGTGGTGCGCAACAGCACGCCGGGCAACTTCCCCCTGATCGACCGCACGTTCGCCAAGTTCGGCGTGACGATCGAGCACAAGGACGGGTGGTCGCGCGCGCTGCGCTCGGGGCCGCTGAAGGTGCAGACGCCCTTCACCAGCAACGTGCTGACCAAGGTAGAGGCGGCGCCCTGGCCGTATTTCCCGGTGGACCTGCTGCCGATCTTCATTGCGCTGGGCGTGTGCGCCGAAGGCAATGCGATGTTTTGGAACAAGGTCTACGACGGCGCGCTGGGCTGGACGGGCGAGCTCTCGAAGTTTGGCGCGCACGTGTTCTCGTCGGACCCGCACCGCGTGGTGACCTTCGGCGGCAATCCGCTGACGCCCGCGGTGGTGGAAAGCCCCTACATCATCCGCGTGGCGATCGCGCTCTTCATGGTGGCCAGCAGCATCAAAGGCCGCTCCGAAATCCGCAACGCCACCCCGATCCGCCGCGCCCATCCGCAATTTGTCGAGAACCTGCGCAGCCTCGGTGTGCAGGTCGAATGGGCGAACGACGAGTAG